The Penaeus vannamei isolate JL-2024 chromosome 4, ASM4276789v1, whole genome shotgun sequence genome segment ctgtatctatatatctatgtatatctatgtatatgtatatctatatctatatctatttatgtatatctctctctctcgacatatatgtgttcgtataaataaataaataaataaataaataaatatatatatgtatatgtatatatatatatatatatatatatatatatatatatatatatatatatatatatatatatatatatatatgtacgtatacgcacacaaacagatatctatttttttttatctgtctagccAAATtgctatccatctacctacatcTACCTATGATAATTGCATTGCACTAATACAGAAGTTGCCAGTCATTATTGACTGACAACTGTTGAAACTGTTGAATCATTGTAATACCCAAACACCCAAATACCCATATTTTTCTCAAATTTTACTAAAATATTCGTCCATAaggcttttcttttatatatactcTTTCCCAATCCTCCAACGTGATGCAGTCATAATTCCTCATGATTCTCTAATCCTCGTACCCTAAGATGACGTGACTGAATAAAGATGGCTTTACTATACTTAGAGTGTGATATCTGAAGgtcttggggatttttttttctccaaatttagtgttttctctttattctgttgttgttattgtcattgttatgattatagttattgttgcttttatcagtcatcattatcattatgatgaggaggataataacaatgccattattactgtcattattgttattactatcgtttctgttattatcattttaactataaatatcgttatcattatttatattacttctatcattatcattatcattactactactacttcagcaactactgtcattattatcattatcattgttactgttatcattactattgttattgttattatgaacttcatgatcatcactaccatcaaccattattttcattagcatcaacATCAATTTCACCGAAAAAATCTGAGACGACAAAATCTTACAAATCAGCTAAAAGACAAAAGTGGTTTAATGAAAATCGCCACATTAATAAGTTCCATAATCGGTTTTATATAAATCGGTTCAAATGCTGAATCTAACGAGCATCGACGTCCCGCTGGAAATTCAGGAAATATCACTCCAAGTACAAGTAGCTTTTCAGGACAAGCTTTCTTTAGAATGCACATCCCTctaaaaaaagaagcaaataaacaaaaaataaaaaacaacacgaAAATAGCATTTGTTCGTCATTTTCcttaaaacacaaagaaaagagaacagtCATGACTCCCAATATAGTGTCCACGAGACCCCAGTTCGTGAGCTGAATCAACAAGGAGAACACGGTACAGGAGGCGGGTCTGCCTACGTATACATTTTGTTTTCCCTTCAATGGACTTCAGACCTTGGAGTCTATAACTTGTCAGTATTATGTGCCAGCATTATTTTTGCTCTGCCGTTGCCATGCTTGTTGCAAAttcttgtgatatttttttttctttctattggcttctgttttattttattttttcctctcgttGCTttgtaatgattaaaataattgtcactttattttctctcttttaaagtggttgatacttataatgacgatATTTGTAACGGTAATTATGACGTCATTACAGTTGtcgatttttcattatcattattgtaattcttatcatcaatattagtagtagtattaatgtcagtatcattatgattattataatagtaatagctaacatttttacaattatcatcatgtgCATTGTaaaactaattattatcattaactttattatctttattattgtttctattgtcatattcattattgacattattatcattgagagtattatcattattaattatcattataattgttattattgtaattatcattattatttttggtttattatcttcattattattatcaatatcattattatcattattgttattattatcattatcatcatcattattatcattatcataactcattattattgtcatccttattacttttatttatcgaTAGTACCCCAACCACCTTCCTTTTATAtaaatttcagttttatttttattaataccatcgttattatcaatatcaaatacTAGCATCGTGTtcgttatcttatcattatcatgaacttaTGTAATTACTTATGATTGCATAAGAGCTTAATGAATTAACGCCTGCCTGTAATAACTTTAATTGCATTAAATAATTGCCATTGAATATATTATGAGTAAAGACGAGGGTAATTAACTAATTATAAGTTAAATAACTCCAAATCCGATCTCAAACTTGGGAAATCGAAAACCAAACTATCATATTTATCTAACTCAAAAGACTGTATAATCATGATTCGCGTTTGCATTAATTTTTTTAATGGAGTTGGTGTCGTTTCATAACCCATCGCCTTAATCTCAGTGGCAATAGAGTTCTGATTTTGAATgttttaatatgatttatatcgAGCATTAATATTACATAACCTTTACCCTTTGGATCAgccagaatgaatgaatgaaaaaagaaagaaagaaagaaagaaagaaaaactttaaAAGGTTTTTATTCCTCATGCAATACACATCACATATCTAACGTTCCCAAGAAGGTCCTCCTTAAGGAATAACGGTCGCGTCGAAGGCCATGGACTCGATGGAGCACTCGTTGGTTCCTCTCCTGATCCTGAAGAAGCCGTCCTCGCCCCAGTCCGCGCCCCACGAGTTCTTACACGTCCAGTACTTCTCCCCTGTGGTGCTGTCCACGCCGTAGCCCACCAGCAGGACGGCGTGAGATGTTGCCTGGGGTAGAAAGTGAAAAAATAGGATTAGTTTTATTGATGTTCTTGCAATTTCTAGATTatctcttaatcttttcttttctgttgtatTAAGTATTTTCACTGAATAGAACGTAAACTAATACATACCTCGAGGGGATTGAAGTCGTTCTTGAAACCAGTGTGGTGGTAGATGCCGCCCTCGTAGTTACGGAAATCGTCGTAGACCATGTAGCCGACGGGCAAGGGACCCTTCTCCACCAGCGCTTGCAACATGAGCTCCTCGTTGCAGGCGCCGTAGTAACCGCCCACGTACTCGTACTCGCTCACGTAGGTGCGCGCGCAACTAGCGTCCGTATCGCAAGGGTCGTCCTGAAGAAAAATATTACtgtattttttgtctttgattATGTCTATTGATAGATGTGGACAACTCACAAAGAAAGTATTGCaagaacatctatctatctatgtctatcggCCAAGATCAAGAACAACGTACAAGTGCAGTGTAAGGGTTGCACTCCTCGGCCACGACGCCCTGGTCCATGGCGTAGCGTCCGGCGATCAAGTAGGCGAAGCCGCCCATGCAGCCCTGGGACAGCACGGAGCACGACACGGCATCCTGCAAAGGAAATCATCGCGTTCAGGCTCCTTCGCACGACGTTGAGATAACATTGAATCCTTTATATGTAGGAAGGTTACGGCGAGTCGACAGAGGCACCTTTTCTTTACCTGCGTTGAGAAGACGTCCTGGCGCTGGTTGCGGGTGGCCATTCGCAGGCGCGCCTCCAGCTGAGCCATGGAGGCGAAGACGTAGCAGGAGCCGCACGAAGCCTGGTCCCTCACGTCACTCACGTAGTTCACGCCCTCCACGTCACGCCAGTCGAAGTTCTCCGGCAGGAAGGAGACGCGGGCCTTCTGCTGGGGGGtcgcgggggcgggggagggggggttggggaggacgCTGCCAGGACCTCCCGCGCGGAGGAACATCTCTTCGACTGAATATCTGACGACAACGAAATCGCATTGTTTAGAATATTTTACACTATTCTAATTCCATTTCAGTACAGTGAAAAGAACAATTTTGAGACACAAAGCTACATATACTTGATGCGAACTATATGTCAAGACACAGACTTCTCATGCTGAGGGTAAGCCTTTGCTTGCCACGACGTCTGAGCGCTGTTGATCTCCTCCACCATCTTGAGGTCGTTCTTGAAGGCCCGCGTTGAAAGGGGCTTTGTTACTTTTCGAGTCACTCTTGGGGTCGTCTGGGGAAAATATTAAGAAATGGTATTCATACCGTTGGACTGCatatatctacaaaaaaaaaaaaaaaaaaaaaactattaatctAATGCAAGGTTACCGTGACTCATTAGATCGAAACTTTACCTTCGTGTTCTTTTGAGCACTGAAGCAAGACCAGTTCCTGACGGTCTTGTCACGTGACCAGCCGTTGAAGGTGCGGTCgcagtaggaggtggaggaggtaaagTCACCCTCGTAGTAGGAGAAGGCGAAGTACGACCTTTCGTTGATGTTAATCTTAAAGAGAGAGCGATTATGCTATAAAATGGTGAAAGAAGGCGAAGCAGGACCCCTCAATTTGCTCAAGTAAACCTCGTTTGAGGAAGACTTGGAGAAAATGACGGGTCACATGCGATGATACATTTCTGACAAATACTTCACAAATAAATCGTATTTCTCACCTCGAACCCTTGGTTGTAAATCATGGTCCACGTTCCTTCGTTCCCGAGCTCGTCCATGACAGTGTTGGGGAAGCTGAGGGTGAAGGTCTTGGTGTGGACGACGGGGCCGAGGGCGTCGCAGCTGAGGCTGCTGTCGCCCGACCGCTCCGTCTCCTGGAAGGTCCATGTGCCGCGGATGTCCTCGTACAGGCAGTTGGCCGGCGTGTCCGACCAGGCCAGGGACGCGCAGACGGCGAATAGAACGGCACGTAACTATAACGAATAGAATAATTAACCCAGCTATCCTTACGGGGCCTGACTGAGGCAAAAAAATGCCTgaaatggtgttttttttatatgcacaAATGCAATTTTGGCAGAATACACCGTTAGGCCTTTCCTATGAATCCGGAATTCCCTAAAGGTCCGAGGATTACTCGCAAAGTACCAGTGCggcattcctctcctccccgcagCGCCCTAAGCAAGTGCCTGTTTTGCTTGACGTCTAACTCAGTTTTCCACATCCTTAATAAATCACACACGAAGACTCCAGATGCCCAACAACTCGACTTACGGACGGTACTACTTACTAACTGTACTACTTACCAACATGATGGATAGAGAAGCCCGTGTTGTGTCAGGCTTGGTGCTTGCGCGCATCACAGAGCCTCGCTGTGGTTCAACTGGCGTTCTCTCCCACTTCCATATATCACTTATAGTCCTGAGGCCGAGTTACCACGGTTATGTAATACTGCAGAAATTCCACACAGTAAGACCTTTGTGTGTACAGTTCCAGAGTCAGTTGTTTGTTTTCCCATTTTGGGTAATTGCTAGTCTGTTGGCGGGATGTCACTGTATGTAGTTAATCACAATGTACAGTTTACTGAATTGCAATAACGCATTTAGAGTTcacgcaaaaaaaggaaaaaaagaaaaagaaaaaaaatcgaacctttatctttaaaaaaaattcaaaccgttatcttaaaaaaaaaaaaaaaaaaaaaaaaaatacaatatcgtTCTGTGAGTATGAAACGCGAACTGAATTCTACATCTTAcactttatttatcattgttcttctctATCGGTCCAACTTAGTTAAGTTAAAAAGTTACTGCGAGTGACCAGGTGTTAACAAGGCCATGAGATAGGGAATTTCCAGCGTCTCTTCGATTCAGTGTCAAatgtacagataaatataaagagacaTAATATATGTTGTAGAATATGTGCAACCATCCGTATTTTCATGCACTTATGATGACAAGAGTAGCgacacaaatgataacaataatagtgatgagaattagagtaataacaatcatccttgtcattaataTCAGACAAACGAATCCACTTGTCTCTAAACTTCAAtcagaaatttttttttttcaaacttggGAAGAAAGAATCTTCACGAGACATAGAGTTTGTAAAccatatgataaaaagaaatgcaCTGTTTCCTTGTAAAGTAAGCCCACGGAAGGAATCTCTTCTGAAGAGATACACGGGAGTTTACCGCAAATACGCCTTGGGAACAGTCACGTCTCAGCAAGGCGTATGTTtgcttacaatttttttttagtacattattatttatgtttggtTAGATGTCCtcttatatattgtgtgtgcattAATAGGCATAGGGTAATAGGCAGAACATTTAGAGATACGGAGAAAAATaggtatatacttatacagataaactgataaatcAGTTAACACATTAACGCTTGTACCACTGTGCGCACCTACatgcacactctctttctctatcacctgaacggacacatacatataaacacacacacacacacacacacacacacacacacacacatacacacacatgcacacacacacacagacaagtatgagggacagagagaaggaaagagacaataGGACGAGTCcgggagataaacagaaagacagacagacaaacgtataGATTGATAggggaatatatagatagacagattgatagacagatatatatatatatatatatatatatatatatatatatatatatatatatgtgtgtgtgtgtgtgtgtgtgtgtgtgtgtgtgtgtgtgtgtgtgtgtgtgtgtgtgtgtgtgtgtgtgtgcgtgtgtgtgtatacatacgtacatacatacattcatacatatatatatatatatatatatatatatatatatatatatatatatatgtgtgtgtgtgtgtgtgtgtgtgtgtgtgtgtgtgtgtgtgtgtgtgtgtgtgtgtgtgtgtgtgtgtgcgtgtgcgtgtgcgtgtgcgcgcgcgtgtgtgtgtgtgtgtgcatgtgtgtgtgtaaatagctagattggtagacagatagacagatatgtatatatacagacgtatagttagatagatagatagaaagataatagatgtatggagagagagagagaggaagggaggcatatgaagaaaaatagatagatatgtatcgaTCGATATATGGATAACTGAAAGAACACATCAAAATGCAGATATATAATGATGAGGCGTACATTGCATTGAGTCAGCAGCGATGGGCAGATGTTGAAATTATCAGCAATCAGATGGTATAAGAGCGCTGACAAAATGTTCCGTCAGCACTCTCGGCTCAGCGACATCATGGTGAGTTGCCTTGGACGCTTCGATACTTTTACGGGTTTTCGTTTTCACATGGCTGCGGTCAactatgatgtatatgtatttatgtatttgtatatatatagatataaatatatgtatataatatgtaatatatataaacatatacatttatatgtatatgcacacacacatatatatacatatatataacttttcgTGTAAGCTACACGTCAGACAGTTCATCTGTCATAATTTCCCTTTCATGTGGATAAGGAAAACACAGTAAAAATGTGTGCCTCTCGGTGACTACCGTGGAGGGTCAGTGAATGACTTATTAAGTTTATGTTTCCACCACAAAGATATCTGGAAAGAAGCTTATCCCAAATTGGAAAATGccgatatatattcttatatatcgtCCAGGAGAACCAgactagaaatagataaatagtagaGATAACTTTTTTCCAGTTTGATAATAGCATGGTTAACTAATTCTAACACATCTCGACCAAAATAAAATTCCAGTTTCGTGCCGTTCTATTCGCCGTCTGCGTGTCCCTGGCCTGGTCGGACACGCCGGCCAACTGCCTGTACGAGGACATCCGCGGCACATGGACCTTCCAGGAGACGGAGCGGTCGGGCGACAGCAGCCTCAGCTGCGACGCCCTCGGCCCCGTCGTCCACACCAAGACCTTCACCCTCAGCTTCCCCGACACCGCCACGGACGAGCTCGGCAACGAAGGCACCTGGACCATGGTCTGGAACCAGGGCTTTGAGGTGAGGTCCGGCGAATATTGCCTCGTGGGTTTCTGTAGATTTTATTGAACAAAGGGAGCTGTAGATATGGAGCCTGACCTGACGCGACCTCTCTCCCCTCAAGGTTAACATCAACGAAAGGTCGTACTTCGCCTTCTCCTACTACGAGGGTGActttacctcctccacctcctactgcGACCGCACCTTCAACGGCTGGTCACGTGACAAGACCGTCAGGAACTGGTCTTGCTTCAGCGCCCAGAAGAACACCAAGGTGCGACTTCCCTTTGTGTGCAATTTCTAGTCGTCTTTTGTTTACTTCATATGATTTGTATTCATATCATGTActtccatttctattattatcattgtatattatGCAAAACATTGTCTTTGGTATTATCTGTGCTCATTAATCAATCTTTATTTACATCAAATATTCAAAACCTTGcccttattttcatatttctttactGTCTTATCTTCCGCCTTTACAGACCACGCCTCGCATCAGTGGAAAGGTCAGAGCACCTTTGCCTTCAGGACCTTTCAAGAACGACCAGAAGATGGTTGACGACATCAATGCTTCCCAGACGTCCTGGAAGGCTAAGGTCTATGAAAAACATGACAAGTAAGTAcgcatcattaccgtcattagcAACTGGACCGATGTGaaagcataattttttttttttttttttttttttttgaaaggagtGGTATTTTTTAATAcatgtaagaaagagaaaaaatgtcttTTTGTGAAGGTACACCGTCGAAGAGATGTTCCTCCGCGCTGGAGGTCCCGGCAGcgtcctccccaaccccccctcccccgcccccgcgaCCCCCCAGCAGAAGGCCCGCGTCTCCTTCCTGCCGGAGAACTTCGACTGGCGTGACGTGGAGGGCGTGAACTACGTGAGTGACGTGAGGGACCAGGGAGGATGCGGCTCCTGCTACGTCTTCACCTCCTTGGCTCAGCTGGAGTCCAGACTGCGCATCGCCACTCGCAGCCAGCGCCAGGACGTCTTCTCCACGCAGGTAACAAGCCTTTTTaatcatgaaaaataaagagattaaaTTTGATTAAAGCTGAAGAAAACCTTGAGCGAGAGAAaaataggcaaatagacagaggaacacgcacacacacacacacacatatgtataaaagcatagaagagagagagagaagagaagagaaaagacaataaagcagacaaacaaacagacagacagaaaccgacCCATGCCCCTTCTCATTCTTCCATCTCCTGCCAGGACGTCGTCTCCTGCTCCCTCTTGTCCCAAGGATGCGCGGGAGGCTTCAACTACCTCATCGCCGGACGCTATGCGATGGAACAGGGCGTCGTGGCTGATGAGTGCAACACCTACACCGGGCAGGTAAAGGCCCGGGACATCACTGATAGGataaagggatgatgatgatattgatattgatgagaataatgatagaagtaatgataatgataagaataatgatagaagtaatgataatgataagaataatgatagaagtaatgataatgataagaataatgacagaagtaatgataatgataagaataatgatagaagtaatgataatgataagaataatgatagaagtaatgataatgataagaataatgatagaagtaatgataatgataatgacatcaataataatgatgatgataataatgatgataatgatagtgataataataatgataatggtaataatgataatatttataatgataaaaataatgataatagtaataatgatcgtaatgataatggtcataacaaAAACTagaatcatactaataataaaaataacatcatatgcCAATTACAGAGAACCTCAggtaaaacaaaaaacagtaaaaaacatgtaaaaaaagacaaaaaaattataCTAAAATTCATACCCAGAACATACCGCTTGGTTCCCCAGGACGACCTGTGCGACACGGACACCAGCTGCGCGCGCACCTAGTGACTACCAGTACGTCGGCGGTTACTTCGGCGCCTGCAACGAGGAGCTCATGTTGCAATCGCTGGTGGAGAATGGGCCGTTGTCTGTTGCTTACATGGTCTACGACGACTTCTTCAACTACGAGGGCGGCATCTACCACCACACCGGATTCAAGAATGAGTTTAATCCGCTGGAGGTAATGTTTGGGGTAGAATTCGTGTTGTAAGTTGTTTTGGGATGTATTTGTTAATGCTATTGCCTTTAGGATTCGCGGAAAAGACAAAAAGTTGCTATTTTGGCATGTCGAGACCTCTTTTACTTGGGTTTTGTTTTATAGCATCTTTTAGAAACTATAAAAAGCTCtatgatgattttattgttataatggcAGCATAagaaatgtctttttttattattcttttgctcATCTCTCAGGTTAGTAATAGGAAGACGTCATCCTTTATGTCGAGCTTTATGCATTGATCCCCTTTGAAATGTCTACAACAGAACAGACACATTTCGTACAATTTGCAcacatccatctaactatctgccATTACATCcatgcacccccccacacacacatacatacgtacaccacAAACACAAATTCTCCTACAACGAAAATTTCACTCTGGTATTTCCCAttttcctcgctcctccctcagATGGTGAGCCACGCAGTCCTGGTCGTCGGCTACGGCGTGGACAGCACCACAGGGGAGAAGTACTGGACGTGTAAGAACTCGTGGGGCGCGGACTGGGGCGAGGACGGCTTCTTCAGGATCAGGAGAGGAACCAACGAGTGCTCCATCGAGTCCATGGCCTTCGACGCGACTGTTATTCCTTAAGATGGAATTTGAACAGATGTTGAGGCAGCTGTTTTGCTGTGCGTGTTATGTGTCGAGTAAAAATATTTAACGTATTTTCCCGGTTTTCATTCTTACTAATTCGGCGTGTAAGATGTATGAATATTGACGGCTAAAGCTCCTTGGTATGAAATGATTGCACTTGGAAATGAATCGAGCAAAAATGATCAATTAATAGTCACAATTTGCTTGCACAGACACGTTCAAATTACCTATTTCTGGCACGCCTTTGgacttaaatatgtgtataagtgcCATTGAAGGAATTACCCATTTCAATATataatttttgcttttattaccaataaaaaatcaacaacaaaaacaaaaaacaaggaaagtgAACATACAAATGTTTGTAGAAGTAATCCATTATACAAAATTCCTTTGAAATGTCACGGTAATTACGTCTTAATGGAAAGATtgtgtaacaataatattatgcaAAGTTACaggaagatatataaaaataagttcTATTCAAGTTGTATAAATCTTAATCTTAAAACTGAAGATTAACATATTCAAATGCATCTTTCATTTCAGCGTTGCATAATATATTTTCCTACCTGTTTAAAAACCATTAATTTAAAggatctacatatctatctatatatctatatatctatctatacacacacacacacacacacacagacacacacacacacacacacatatatatctatatatatatatatatatatatatatatatatatatatatatatatatatatatatatgtgtgtgtgtgtgtgtgtgtgtgtgtgtgtgtgtgtgtgtgtatatgtgtg includes the following:
- the LOC113827622 gene encoding dipeptidyl peptidase 1-like is translated as MRASTKPDTTRASLSIMLLRAVLFAVCASLAWSDTPANCLYEDIRGTWTFQETERSGDSSLSCDALGPVVHTKTFTLSFPNTVMDELGNEGTWTMIYNQGFEININERSYFAFSYYEGDFTSSTSYCDRTFNGWSRDKTVRNWSCFSAQKNTKTTPRVTRKVTKPLSTRAFKNDLKMVEEINSAQTSWQAKAYPQHEKYSVEEMFLRAGGPGSVLPNPPSPAPATPQQKARVSFLPENFDWRDVEGVNYVSDVRDQASCGSCYVFASMAQLEARLRMATRNQRQDVFSTQDAVSCSVLSQGCMGGFAYLIAGRYAMDQGVVAEECNPYTALDDPCDTDASCARTYVSEYEYVGGYYGACNEELMLQALVEKGPLPVGYMVYDDFRNYEGGIYHHTGFKNDFNPLEATSHAVLLVGYGVDSTTGEKYWTCKNSWGADWGEDGFFRIRRGTNECSIESMAFDATVIP
- the LOC113827608 gene encoding LOW QUALITY PROTEIN: dipeptidyl peptidase 1 (The sequence of the model RefSeq protein was modified relative to this genomic sequence to represent the inferred CDS: inserted 2 bases in 1 codon) — translated: MLKLSAIRWYKSADKMFRQHSRLSDIMFRAVLFAVCVSLAWSDTPANCLYEDIRGTWTFQETERSGDSSLSCDALGPVVHTKTFTLSFPDTATDELGNEGTWTMVWNQGFEVNINERSYFAFSYYEGDFTSSTSYCDRTFNGWSRDKTVRNWSCFSAQKNTKTTPRISGKVRAPLPSGPFKNDQKMVDDINASQTSWKAKVYEKHDKYTVEEMFLRAGGPGSVLPNPPSPAPATPQQKARVSFLPENFDWRDVEGVNYVSDVRDQGGCGSCYVFTSLAQLESRLRIATRSQRQDVFSTQDVVSCSLLSQGCAGGFNYLIAGRYAMEQGVVADECNTYTGQDDLCDTDTSCARTXSDYQYVGGYFGACNEELMLQSLVENGPLSVAYMVYDDFFNYEGGIYHHTGFKNEFNPLEMVSHAVLVVGYGVDSTTGEKYWTCKNSWGADWGEDGFFRIRRGTNECSIESMAFDATVIP